The following are encoded in a window of Alphaproteobacteria bacterium genomic DNA:
- a CDS encoding 2-dehydropantoate 2-reductase — protein sequence MKIAVHGAGSIGCYVGGAWAAAGLDVTLIGRERIGQEIAENGLTLTDSEGRRIELRPDEIGFASRPKDLAGADLIALCVKSTGTEAAAKEIARHARKDVAVISFQNGVSNVDLLKAELPNATVLRGMVPFNVAALGNGRWHKGVAGTLWVEDHPLTRALSERIGKNSGRLHLSNDMVAVAWGKLLINLNNAVNALSGKPLLEQLADRNYRRVMAALQIEALGILKAAGIVPAKTGPIAPHLMPHVIGAPDFVFRQLVLKRQKIDANARSSMADDFGAGRPTEIDYLNGEVVRLAYSLGRRAPVNEEIVSLVHQAEAGVHRTWSSAELRAHVLRNHRGAAGFGY from the coding sequence GTGAAGATCGCCGTCCACGGCGCCGGCTCGATCGGCTGCTACGTCGGCGGCGCCTGGGCCGCGGCGGGGCTGGACGTGACCCTGATCGGCCGCGAGCGGATCGGACAGGAGATCGCCGAGAACGGCCTGACGCTGACCGACAGCGAAGGGCGGCGGATCGAGCTCAGGCCCGACGAGATCGGTTTCGCCTCCCGCCCGAAGGACCTCGCGGGCGCCGACCTCATCGCTTTGTGCGTCAAGAGCACCGGAACCGAGGCCGCGGCCAAGGAGATCGCCCGCCACGCGCGAAAGGACGTGGCCGTGATCAGCTTCCAGAACGGCGTCAGCAACGTCGACCTCCTCAAGGCCGAATTGCCCAACGCGACGGTCCTTCGCGGGATGGTGCCGTTCAACGTCGCCGCGCTCGGCAACGGCCGCTGGCACAAGGGCGTCGCCGGGACGCTCTGGGTCGAGGACCACCCTCTCACCCGCGCTCTTTCCGAGCGTATCGGCAAGAATTCGGGCCGGCTCCACCTCTCGAACGACATGGTCGCAGTCGCCTGGGGCAAGCTCCTCATCAACCTCAACAATGCGGTCAACGCGCTCTCAGGCAAGCCGCTGCTCGAGCAGCTCGCCGACCGCAATTACCGGCGCGTGATGGCGGCCCTTCAGATCGAGGCGCTCGGGATCCTCAAGGCCGCCGGGATCGTGCCGGCCAAGACCGGGCCGATCGCGCCGCACCTCATGCCGCACGTGATCGGCGCGCCCGATTTCGTCTTCCGCCAGCTGGTGCTCAAGCGGCAGAAGATCGACGCCAATGCGCGTTCCTCCATGGCCGACGATTTCGGCGCCGGACGGCCGACGGAGATCGACTATCTGAACGGAGAGGTGGTGAGGCTCGCTTACTCCCTCGGCCGCCGAGCGCCCGTCAACGAGGAGATCGTCAGCCTCGTCCATCAGGCGGAAGCCGGAGTCCACCGCACCTGGAGCAGCGCCGAGCTGCGCGCCCACGTGCTTCGCAACCATCGCGGCGCCGCGGGCTTCGGATACTGA
- the queF gene encoding NADPH-dependent 7-cyano-7-deazaguanine reductase QueF — translation MALTHLGRSSKLPASPEEAKLDYVPNPRPGALYLVRFAAPEFTSLCPVTGQPDFAHLVIDYAPDEQIVESKSLKLFLASFRSHCGFHEDVTVGIGQRLAGEMKPRWLRIGGYWYPRGGIPIDVFWQSGAPPEGLWLPDQGVAPYRGRG, via the coding sequence ATGGCGCTGACCCATCTCGGCCGAAGCAGCAAGCTTCCCGCCTCGCCCGAAGAGGCAAAGCTCGATTACGTGCCCAATCCGCGGCCGGGCGCGCTCTACCTGGTGCGCTTCGCGGCGCCCGAATTCACCTCGCTCTGCCCGGTCACCGGCCAGCCCGATTTCGCCCATCTCGTGATCGACTACGCGCCGGACGAGCAGATCGTCGAATCCAAGTCGCTGAAGCTGTTCCTCGCCTCGTTCCGCAGCCATTGCGGCTTCCACGAGGATGTAACGGTGGGCATCGGGCAGCGGCTCGCCGGGGAGATGAAGCCCCGCTGGCTGCGGATCGGCGGCTATTGGTATCCACGCGGGGGAATCCCGATCGACGTCTTCTGGCAGAGCGGCGCCCCGCCCGAGGGCCTGTGGCTGCCGGACCAGGGCGTGGCGCCCTATCGCGGCCGGGGCTAG
- a CDS encoding AI-2E family transporter yields the protein MRASLTARLCWRKGSAALGNIMDEAPARARPTLFASWIGFVLAAAAAVVALWFLEKIVIAILLLFFAVVVAIALSAPVEWFVRRGMSRHGAGLLTLLLFFAAIGLLGALVIPQIAAQIVLLVNQLPEFIVRIDGQIAALFARYPELHAYFSGGAGTASLAPPPAAVFEGLSGISLSLLALVALAIIFLSTVAYIVLDPKPILRAYLYSLPRHSLAPGMRAYRRARHSVIGWTKASLVIGAIQSVGVFVFLSLMHVPGALVWAALAFFADFIPRIGGYVMAAPPILLSLTVGPMTPVWVTLYYLISNEILGSVVAPKIRGATMQLHPVLLLFFTLAFALAFGLLGAIVATPAAAFFQAYYSEFYLKRPLRRARA from the coding sequence ATGCGTGCCTCTCTAACCGCTCGCCTGTGTTGGCGGAAGGGTTCGGCTGCGTTAGGGAACATCATGGACGAAGCCCCCGCGCGCGCGCGCCCGACCCTGTTCGCCTCCTGGATCGGCTTCGTCCTCGCCGCCGCGGCGGCGGTCGTCGCCCTGTGGTTTCTCGAAAAGATCGTCATCGCCATCCTGCTGCTGTTCTTCGCTGTGGTGGTTGCGATCGCGCTTTCGGCGCCGGTCGAATGGTTCGTCCGGCGGGGCATGTCGCGCCACGGCGCGGGTTTGCTGACCCTGCTGCTGTTCTTCGCCGCGATCGGCTTGCTCGGGGCGCTCGTCATTCCGCAGATCGCGGCGCAGATCGTTCTGCTGGTCAATCAGCTGCCGGAGTTCATCGTCAGGATCGACGGCCAGATCGCGGCGCTGTTCGCGCGCTATCCCGAGCTTCACGCCTATTTCAGCGGCGGCGCCGGCACCGCGTCGCTCGCGCCTCCTCCAGCCGCCGTCTTCGAGGGGCTGAGCGGCATTTCGCTGTCGCTCCTGGCGCTGGTCGCTCTGGCGATCATCTTCCTCAGCACGGTCGCCTATATCGTGCTCGATCCGAAGCCGATCCTCAGGGCCTATCTCTACAGCCTGCCGCGCCATTCGCTGGCGCCGGGCATGCGCGCCTATCGCCGTGCGCGCCATTCGGTGATCGGCTGGACCAAGGCGAGCCTCGTCATCGGCGCGATCCAGTCGGTCGGCGTGTTCGTGTTCCTGAGCCTGATGCACGTTCCGGGCGCCCTGGTCTGGGCGGCGCTCGCCTTCTTCGCCGACTTCATCCCGCGCATCGGCGGCTATGTGATGGCAGCGCCGCCGATCCTGCTGTCGCTGACGGTGGGGCCGATGACCCCGGTCTGGGTGACGCTCTACTATCTGATCTCGAACGAGATATTGGGGAGCGTCGTCGCGCCCAAGATCCGCGGCGCGACGATGCAGCTTCACCCGGTGCTGCTGCTCTTCTTCACGCTCGCCTTCGCGCTCGCCTTCGGCCTGCTCGGCGCGATCGTCGCGACCCCGGCGGCGGCTTTCTTCCAGGCCTATTACAGCGAATTCTACCTGAAGCGGCCGCTGCGCCGGGCGCGCGCATGA
- a CDS encoding M28 family peptidase produces the protein MTLLGALLLLAQDASAPPLLPPEQGRAIAAEVSGSMALRTVRTLSQHHRMRGSEGYRAAAGAIAERLREYGLEGVEILSLPADGTIFYGTQRSRPAWNARFAELWEGQERIASWAENPIGLAQDSVSGRADADLVDIGAGTAESDYAGKEVRGRLVLTSSQPEAVEALAVGRFGAAGIVSWAQNQRTAWWGEDESLVRWGHLDTFPEHPTFAFMVSPARAHAWQARLARGERVHLRAEVDAARSAGAYLIPTAVIPGRDRAHEIVFSCHLDHPSPGANDNASGCAGELEAARALSRLVRSGALPRPERTIRFLWPCEVECTISLLNARPEFARRALATIHLDMIGGDTEITKSVLRVHGSPPSLPSFVSDVGFTFGRWVNAQSMAYADTGRADFPLLDPQGSRRALQAEIGGFNEGSDHEVWAEGSWRVPVIYIADWPDRYIHTQRDVPDNLDPTKMRRAIFIAAASGWYLANLTGGEGILSAIRTGELERAARTEQHVAELRASGATEDDLLAPWRHYRWAYGEVLRSMQRFAPIIIGDEGRLTNALSLARPAMPSGPVYRRVRSEGPMNGFGCSWFDDHLARAHLPRPRLLAREPDGEGASFGYEALNLVDGHRSVGEIRDELTATVGAVPQEDVAEYLETLARLGVIARTGG, from the coding sequence ATGACGCTCCTGGGGGCATTGCTGCTGCTCGCTCAGGACGCCTCCGCGCCGCCGCTTCTGCCGCCCGAGCAGGGCCGCGCGATCGCCGCCGAGGTTTCGGGATCGATGGCGCTGCGGACGGTGCGCACGCTCTCGCAGCATCACCGGATGCGCGGCTCGGAAGGCTATCGCGCCGCCGCCGGGGCGATCGCGGAGCGCTTGCGCGAATACGGCCTCGAAGGGGTCGAAATTCTCTCGCTGCCGGCCGACGGCACGATCTTCTACGGCACCCAGCGCTCGCGGCCCGCCTGGAACGCCCGCTTCGCGGAATTGTGGGAGGGACAGGAGCGGATCGCCTCCTGGGCGGAAAATCCGATCGGCCTCGCGCAGGACAGCGTCTCGGGCCGGGCCGATGCGGACCTGGTCGATATCGGCGCGGGAACCGCGGAGAGCGACTATGCGGGCAAAGAGGTGCGCGGGCGGCTGGTGCTGACCTCGTCGCAGCCCGAAGCGGTCGAAGCGCTCGCCGTCGGCCGCTTCGGGGCGGCGGGGATCGTCTCCTGGGCACAGAACCAGCGCACCGCCTGGTGGGGCGAGGACGAGAGCCTGGTCCGCTGGGGCCATCTCGATACCTTCCCCGAACACCCGACCTTCGCCTTCATGGTCTCGCCCGCCCGGGCCCACGCCTGGCAGGCGAGGCTGGCTCGCGGCGAGCGCGTCCACTTGCGCGCCGAAGTGGATGCCGCCCGCAGCGCCGGCGCCTATCTAATTCCCACCGCGGTCATCCCCGGCCGCGACCGGGCGCACGAGATCGTCTTCTCCTGCCACCTCGATCATCCCTCGCCGGGCGCGAACGACAACGCCTCGGGCTGCGCCGGCGAGCTCGAGGCCGCCCGGGCGTTGAGCCGGCTCGTCCGCAGCGGCGCGCTGCCGCGGCCCGAGCGAACGATCCGCTTCCTCTGGCCGTGCGAGGTCGAGTGCACGATCTCGCTGCTCAACGCGCGGCCGGAATTCGCCCGCCGCGCGCTGGCGACGATCCACCTCGACATGATCGGCGGCGACACCGAGATCACCAAGTCGGTGCTTCGAGTCCACGGCTCGCCGCCCAGCCTGCCGAGCTTCGTCTCCGACGTGGGCTTCACCTTCGGCCGCTGGGTCAACGCCCAGTCGATGGCCTATGCCGATACCGGCCGGGCCGATTTCCCCTTGCTCGACCCACAGGGCAGCCGCCGCGCGCTGCAGGCGGAGATCGGCGGCTTCAACGAGGGCAGCGACCACGAGGTCTGGGCCGAGGGCAGCTGGCGCGTGCCGGTGATCTACATCGCCGACTGGCCGGACCGCTACATCCACACCCAGCGCGACGTTCCCGACAATCTCGATCCGACCAAGATGCGCCGCGCCATCTTCATCGCCGCCGCCTCGGGCTGGTATCTGGCGAATTTGACCGGCGGTGAGGGCATTCTGTCGGCGATCCGCACTGGAGAGCTGGAGCGCGCGGCGCGGACCGAACAACATGTCGCGGAGCTTCGCGCTTCGGGGGCGACCGAGGACGATCTTCTCGCGCCGTGGCGGCATTATCGGTGGGCCTATGGCGAGGTGCTCCGCTCGATGCAGCGTTTCGCTCCGATCATCATTGGCGATGAAGGGCGACTCACCAATGCGCTGTCGCTGGCTCGGCCAGCCATGCCATCCGGTCCCGTCTATCGCCGGGTCCGCAGCGAAGGGCCGATGAATGGATTCGGCTGTTCCTGGTTCGACGATCACTTGGCGCGCGCACATCTGCCGCGGCCGCGCCTCCTGGCCCGCGAGCCGGACGGGGAGGGGGCATCGTTCGGCTACGAGGCGCTCAACCTCGTCGACGGGCATCGAAGCGTCGGCGAGATCCGCGACGAGCTCACCGCGACGGTCGGCGCCGTGCCGCAGGAGGACGTCGCCGAATATCTCGAAACGCTGGCGCGGCTGGGGGTGATCGCGCGGACCGGAGGCTAA
- a CDS encoding cytochrome c biogenesis protein DipZ, which produces MLFFLLAYVGGILTILSPCVLPVLPFVFARANRSFLRSSLPLLAGMAITFALVATLAAVGGGWAVQANQAGRWAALALLAFFGVTLLFPHLADRAMQPLVRLGARLSSAADRGEERIGSSLLLGIATGLLWAPCAGPILGAILTGAALRGASVGTTFLLLAYALGAATSLALALLVGGRVFALMKRSLGAGEWVRRGLGLLVLAAVAAIALGLDTNYLARLSSAQTERIEHWIADRLGTDMPRGDTALREGENGALVLPVEGQMPPLDGIVQWLNSDPLTRERLRGRVVVIDFWTYSCINCLRSIPYVRAWDERYRRDGLVVIGVHAPEFAFERDIANVERAVRDLGIRYPVAIDNDYRVWRAFQNRFWPAHYFIDAQGRVRYHHFGEGEYDVSERVIRQLLAEAGHPPAGAGARAEAAGVGAKAAQRSLVSGETYVGYARAENFASPGGQVRNSSHDYRAATLALNQWSLAGAWTVGQQSARLDRAGGRIAFRFHARDLHLVLGSATGRPVRFRVTIDGHPPGIDSGMDVGASGEGVVTVQRLYQLVRQRGAIADRTFEIEFLDPGAEAFAFTFG; this is translated from the coding sequence ATGCTGTTCTTCCTCCTCGCCTATGTCGGCGGCATTCTGACGATCCTGAGCCCATGCGTTTTGCCGGTCCTTCCGTTCGTCTTCGCACGGGCGAACCGCTCCTTCCTGCGCAGCTCGCTGCCGCTGCTCGCCGGCATGGCGATCACCTTCGCGTTGGTCGCAACCCTGGCGGCGGTCGGGGGCGGCTGGGCAGTGCAGGCCAATCAGGCGGGCCGCTGGGCGGCGCTCGCGCTGCTCGCCTTCTTCGGCGTCACCTTGCTCTTTCCCCATCTCGCCGACCGGGCGATGCAGCCGCTGGTCCGCCTCGGCGCGCGCCTCTCCAGCGCCGCCGATCGGGGCGAGGAGCGGATCGGCTCGTCGCTGCTGCTGGGCATTGCGACCGGCCTGCTCTGGGCCCCTTGCGCGGGTCCGATCCTCGGCGCGATCCTGACCGGCGCAGCGCTGAGAGGCGCGAGTGTCGGCACGACCTTCCTGTTGCTCGCTTATGCGCTCGGCGCCGCGACCTCGCTGGCGCTGGCGCTGCTCGTCGGCGGCCGAGTCTTCGCCCTGATGAAGCGCTCGCTCGGCGCCGGCGAGTGGGTGCGCCGCGGGCTCGGGCTTCTGGTGCTCGCCGCCGTCGCCGCGATCGCGCTCGGCCTCGACACCAATTATCTGGCGCGGCTTTCCAGCGCCCAGACCGAGAGGATCGAGCATTGGATCGCCGACAGGCTCGGCACGGATATGCCGCGCGGCGATACGGCGTTGCGCGAAGGAGAAAATGGGGCGCTGGTCCTCCCGGTCGAAGGCCAGATGCCGCCGCTCGACGGGATCGTCCAATGGCTGAACTCCGATCCGCTGACGCGCGAGCGCCTGCGCGGGCGTGTCGTGGTGATCGATTTTTGGACCTATTCGTGTATCAACTGCCTGCGCTCCATCCCCTATGTGCGCGCCTGGGACGAGCGCTACCGCCGCGACGGCCTGGTGGTGATCGGAGTCCATGCGCCGGAATTCGCCTTCGAGCGCGACATCGCCAATGTCGAGCGTGCCGTCCGCGATCTCGGCATCCGCTATCCGGTGGCGATCGACAACGATTACCGGGTGTGGCGCGCGTTCCAGAACCGCTTCTGGCCGGCGCATTACTTCATCGATGCCCAGGGGCGGGTCCGCTACCACCATTTCGGCGAGGGCGAATATGACGTGTCGGAGCGCGTCATCCGCCAGTTGCTGGCCGAGGCCGGCCATCCGCCCGCCGGGGCCGGGGCTCGGGCCGAGGCGGCCGGGGTCGGTGCCAAGGCGGCGCAGCGCAGCCTCGTCTCGGGCGAGACCTATGTCGGCTATGCCCGCGCCGAGAATTTCGCCTCGCCGGGAGGACAGGTGCGCAATTCAAGCCACGACTATCGGGCGGCCACGCTGGCGCTCAACCAATGGTCGCTGGCGGGCGCCTGGACGGTGGGTCAGCAGAGCGCGCGGCTCGACCGCGCCGGCGGCCGGATCGCCTTCCGCTTCCATGCGCGCGATCTCCACCTCGTTCTCGGCAGCGCCACGGGACGCCCGGTGCGCTTCCGAGTCACCATCGATGGGCATCCGCCCGGAATCGATTCGGGCATGGACGTCGGGGCCTCCGGCGAGGGCGTGGTGACGGTCCAGCGGCTCTACCAGCTCGTCCGCCAGCGCGGAGCGATCGCCGACCGCACTTTCGAGATCGAGTTCCTCGATCCCGGCGCCGAGGCCTTCGCCTTCACCTTCGGCTGA
- the sseA gene encoding 3-mercaptopyruvate sulfurtransferase — protein sequence MDSLVSTEWLEAELGAPDLRVIDATTFLPGSGRDARAEYETGHIPGAVFVDIDEVSDSASPLPHMLPPAHQFASRMQALGLGDGHRFVVYDNSPLHSAARIWWMLRLFGAPHVALLDGGLAKWKAESRQLAVGSERYRPGHFTAILDRAQVADKSAVMALERGEIVDARPASRFLGDGAEPRPGVAPGHIPGSRNAPQSEFFNPDGTWKLGDDLRAVFGAAGVDLSKPMVTTCGSGVTAAVILFGAHLLGKDDVRLYDGSWSEWGADPDTPKARGAAA from the coding sequence ATGGACTCGCTGGTCTCGACCGAATGGCTGGAAGCCGAGCTCGGCGCGCCGGACCTGCGCGTGATCGACGCCACCACCTTCCTCCCCGGCTCCGGCCGCGACGCCCGCGCCGAATATGAGACCGGGCATATCCCCGGCGCGGTCTTCGTCGACATCGACGAGGTCTCGGATTCGGCGAGCCCGCTGCCGCACATGCTGCCGCCGGCGCATCAATTCGCCAGCCGGATGCAGGCGCTGGGCCTGGGCGACGGCCACCGCTTCGTCGTCTACGACAACAGCCCGCTCCACAGCGCGGCCCGAATCTGGTGGATGTTGCGCCTATTCGGCGCGCCTCATGTCGCGCTGCTCGATGGCGGCCTCGCCAAGTGGAAGGCCGAGAGCCGCCAGCTTGCCGTCGGGAGCGAGCGATACCGTCCCGGCCATTTCACGGCGATCCTCGATCGCGCCCAAGTGGCCGACAAAAGTGCGGTGATGGCGCTGGAGCGCGGGGAGATCGTCGACGCGCGGCCCGCCTCGCGCTTTCTTGGGGACGGTGCGGAGCCGCGGCCGGGAGTCGCGCCCGGCCACATTCCGGGCTCCAGGAACGCGCCGCAGAGCGAGTTCTTCAACCCCGACGGCACCTGGAAGCTGGGCGACGACCTGCGCGCCGTGTTCGGCGCCGCGGGCGTCGATCTTTCCAAGCCGATGGTCACGACCTGCGGCTCGGGAGTCACCGCGGCGGTGATCCTGTTCGGCGCGCACCTGCTCGGCAAGGACGACGTCCGGCTCTACGACGGCAGCTGGTCCGAGTGGGGCGCGGATCCCGACACGCCCAAGGCGCGGGGCGCCGCCGCGTGA
- the metC gene encoding cystathionine beta-lyase, which produces MKGKAPETRLVEAGRRAEWTLGIVNPAVWRASTVLFESVAEMQAANPPEDGTLHYGRNGTPTSWALQEALTELEPGAATTRLYPSGAAAVAGALLAVLEAGDELLMVDSVYGPTRALCEGLLKRFGVTTTYYDPMIGAGIADLIGERTRAVFMESPGTHTFEVQDVPAICAAAKARGLVTLIDNTWATPLFFRAIAAGVDLSIVACTKYIGGHADLMLGSVTASEAAAERLIRAHRLIGQAAGPDDCWLALRGLRTLDVRLKRHQENGLAVARWLERQPQVARVLHPALPSCPGHEYWARDFTGASGLFSFALDGGAAADAARLIDSLELFGIGYSWGGFESLALPADPVRTATGLALEGPLVRLHIGLENPDDLIADLAQALAAYGRSG; this is translated from the coding sequence GTGAAGGGCAAGGCGCCGGAGACCCGGCTCGTCGAGGCCGGCCGGCGCGCGGAATGGACTCTGGGAATCGTCAACCCGGCGGTGTGGCGCGCCTCGACCGTGCTGTTCGAAAGCGTCGCGGAGATGCAGGCGGCCAACCCGCCCGAGGACGGCACGCTCCATTACGGACGCAACGGCACGCCGACGAGCTGGGCGCTGCAGGAGGCCCTTACCGAGCTCGAGCCCGGCGCCGCGACGACTCGGCTCTATCCATCGGGCGCGGCGGCGGTCGCTGGGGCGCTGCTGGCGGTGCTGGAGGCCGGCGACGAGCTTTTGATGGTCGACAGCGTCTACGGGCCGACCCGTGCGCTCTGCGAGGGCCTCCTCAAGCGCTTCGGCGTGACGACGACCTATTACGACCCGATGATCGGCGCCGGGATCGCGGACCTGATCGGCGAACGGACCCGGGCGGTGTTCATGGAGAGCCCGGGCACGCATACGTTCGAGGTGCAGGACGTGCCGGCGATCTGCGCCGCAGCCAAAGCGCGCGGGCTGGTCACTCTGATCGACAACACCTGGGCGACTCCGCTCTTCTTCAGGGCGATCGCGGCGGGTGTCGACCTGTCGATCGTCGCCTGCACCAAATATATCGGCGGCCATGCCGATCTGATGCTCGGTTCGGTGACGGCGAGCGAAGCGGCGGCCGAGCGGCTGATCCGAGCGCACCGCTTGATCGGCCAGGCCGCCGGGCCGGACGATTGCTGGCTGGCGCTACGGGGGCTTCGGACGCTCGACGTGCGGCTGAAGCGGCATCAGGAGAACGGCCTCGCCGTCGCGCGCTGGCTGGAGCGCCAGCCGCAGGTGGCGCGGGTGCTCCACCCGGCGCTGCCGTCATGCCCGGGCCACGAATATTGGGCGCGCGACTTTACCGGCGCGAGCGGTCTCTTCTCCTTCGCTCTCGACGGCGGGGCCGCCGCCGACGCGGCGCGGCTGATCGACTCGCTCGAATTGTTCGGCATCGGCTATTCCTGGGGCGGCTTCGAAAGCCTCGCTCTGCCGGCCGATCCTGTGCGCACGGCGACCGGGCTCGCGCTCGAAGGTCCGCTCGTGAGGCTCCACATCGGTCTTGAAAATCCCGACGACCTGATCGCCGATCTCGCCCAGGCGCTCGCCGCTTACGGGAGGAGCGGGTGA
- a CDS encoding mechanosensitive ion channel, which produces MPDQAALAATGAAAAIVFGAGAFAWLAGRWAGPMIAGLWQRRTGGQSEGMIPRACALVRYLILWPVLASALRFYPWPPLASFLLGFFAALAAALVIRNIVRGLNLSRWIAWTLALFLFVAILADALGGLDNVTRPLDALAFTIGSRRLSLLAILQISIALLALYAAVKLINQLIGQSLKHADALDPTQRLLTQKLLAIATVAIAFFIGIDLAGIDLTALAFFSGGVGLAIGFGLQKTFGNLIAGIILLMDRSIKPGDVISVGESFGQVNKIGVRAVSIVTRDGKEYLIPNELLMTQEVVNWSYSTRDVRISIPITIDYACDVRLAQRLMIEAADASPRVLETPKPNVWMKAFGENGIDHEIRVWILDPEAGIGPVRSDILNRLWELFKENGIKVPAPQRAVRIEGWPIDPAGGSSGPAPAPAT; this is translated from the coding sequence ATGCCCGATCAGGCCGCGCTCGCCGCAACCGGCGCCGCCGCGGCGATCGTTTTCGGCGCGGGCGCGTTCGCCTGGCTGGCGGGGCGCTGGGCGGGGCCGATGATCGCCGGGCTGTGGCAGCGGCGGACCGGAGGCCAGAGCGAGGGCATGATCCCGCGCGCCTGCGCCCTCGTCCGCTACCTGATCCTCTGGCCGGTCCTCGCCAGCGCGCTTCGTTTCTATCCCTGGCCGCCGCTCGCTTCGTTCCTGCTCGGCTTCTTCGCCGCGCTCGCCGCCGCGCTCGTCATCCGCAACATCGTTCGCGGTCTCAATCTGTCGCGCTGGATCGCCTGGACTCTGGCCCTGTTCCTGTTCGTCGCCATCCTCGCCGACGCGCTCGGCGGGCTCGACAACGTCACTCGGCCGCTGGACGCGCTCGCCTTCACCATCGGCTCGCGCCGACTGTCGCTGCTGGCGATCCTGCAGATTTCGATCGCCCTGCTCGCCCTCTACGCCGCGGTGAAGCTGATCAACCAGCTGATCGGCCAGTCGCTCAAGCATGCCGACGCGCTCGATCCCACCCAGCGCCTGCTGACTCAGAAGCTGCTCGCGATCGCCACCGTTGCGATCGCCTTCTTCATCGGCATCGACCTCGCCGGGATCGACCTCACCGCGCTCGCCTTCTTCTCCGGCGGCGTGGGCCTCGCCATCGGCTTCGGGCTGCAGAAGACGTTCGGCAACCTTATCGCCGGGATCATCCTGCTGATGGATCGCTCGATCAAGCCGGGCGACGTGATCTCCGTTGGCGAGAGCTTCGGCCAGGTGAACAAGATCGGCGTTCGCGCGGTCTCGATCGTCACCCGCGACGGCAAGGAATATCTGATCCCCAACGAGCTCCTCATGACCCAGGAGGTGGTCAACTGGTCCTACTCGACCCGCGACGTCCGGATCAGCATCCCGATCACGATCGACTATGCCTGCGACGTCAGGCTCGCCCAGCGGCTGATGATCGAGGCGGCCGACGCCTCGCCCCGGGTGCTGGAAACGCCGAAGCCGAACGTGTGGATGAAGGCCTTCGGCGAGAACGGCATCGATCACGAGATCCGCGTGTGGATCCTCGATCCGGAAGCCGGCATCGGTCCGGTTCGCTCGGACATCCTCAATCGCCTGTGGGAGCTGTTCAAGGAAAACGGGATCAAGGTGCCGGCGCCGCAGCGCGCGGTCCGGATCGAGGGCTGGCCTATCGATCCAGCAGGCGGCTCATCTGGTCCAGCGCCCGCTCCAGCGACCTAG
- a CDS encoding DUF3035 domain-containing protein, translating to MRTPLFVLAASAAFTLAGCAGGGPFNRARPDEFAVARNAPLVVPPDFALTPPRPGEADTSGTDPRAQALQALFGGPQPRSAVENNLLQQAHVDRAALGARSVAGDPQTAVVSRGTLVQTMLQLPQGDGQEARVTVPN from the coding sequence ATGCGTACCCCCCTTTTCGTCCTGGCAGCGTCGGCCGCCTTCACGCTCGCCGGTTGCGCGGGAGGCGGCCCGTTCAACCGCGCCCGTCCGGACGAGTTCGCGGTGGCGCGCAACGCGCCGTTGGTGGTCCCGCCCGATTTCGCGCTGACTCCGCCGCGCCCGGGCGAGGCCGATACAAGCGGCACCGATCCGCGCGCCCAGGCGCTCCAGGCCCTGTTCGGCGGCCCGCAGCCGCGCAGCGCGGTCGAGAACAATCTGCTTCAGCAGGCCCATGTCGACCGCGCCGCCCTCGGCGCCCGCTCCGTCGCCGGCGATCCCCAGACCGCCGTCGTCAGCCGCGGGACGCTCGTGCAGACCATGCTCCAGCTTCCTCAGGGCGACGGCCAGGAAGCCCGGGTTACGGTTCCCAACTAA
- the lspA gene encoding signal peptidase II has product MRSGALPEQLRLKRNRAFATVVAFLVFALDQASKWVVTYPLQLQFRREIQLFDFFDLRWVENKGVSLGLLTADSELGRWLLVAMTAGIAIFVTAWLWREKRRDDSFALALVLGGALGNIVDRVRYGYVVDFADLHFGEWRPFLVFNVGDAAITVGVLLLLVRALLMRDGRAKKKES; this is encoded by the coding sequence ATGCGCTCGGGCGCCCTGCCCGAGCAGCTTCGGCTCAAGCGCAACCGCGCCTTCGCGACGGTCGTCGCCTTTCTCGTCTTCGCACTCGACCAGGCCTCCAAATGGGTCGTGACCTATCCGCTCCAGCTCCAGTTCCGGCGCGAAATCCAGCTCTTCGATTTCTTCGACCTTCGATGGGTGGAGAATAAGGGCGTGTCGCTCGGCCTGCTCACGGCCGACAGCGAGCTCGGCCGTTGGCTGCTGGTGGCGATGACCGCGGGGATCGCGATCTTCGTTACCGCCTGGCTGTGGCGGGAGAAGCGCCGCGACGATTCGTTCGCGCTGGCGCTCGTGCTCGGCGGCGCGCTCGGCAACATCGTCGATCGCGTCCGCTACGGCTATGTGGTCGACTTCGCCGACCTCCACTTCGGCGAATGGCGGCCCTTTTTGGTCTTCAATGTCGGCGACGCGGCGATTACCGTCGGCGTGTTGCTTTTGCTTGTCCGCGCGCTCCTGATGCGCGATGGACGGGCGAAGAAGAAGGAATCCTGA